A region of Planctomycetia bacterium DNA encodes the following proteins:
- the aroE gene encoding shikimate dehydrogenase, which produces MTSPALQDVIALLGAPAAGNPAQYLFERAIEAAALDWRFVTFDVDPGRLADALAGVAALGLRGCLLSGPLCSAAAALLAARTPTAEFAGAVNLIARKGDGLDGHLTAGRGVVEALRSHIDPAGCRVAIFGTSPACRATALELALAGAARILVCDADPLPATDLVGRLRSLDTAAVDLLPWGASVELPADIDILVADGPPAALPEIMNLAPDQVAAGLTLATEPTPFLRRAGRAGCCVVDGLEVHAARTAIDFQTLSGIATDADMLREALDEFLA; this is translated from the coding sequence ATGACCAGTCCGGCTCTCCAGGACGTGATCGCCCTGCTCGGTGCGCCGGCCGCCGGCAACCCGGCGCAGTATCTCTTCGAGCGGGCCATCGAGGCCGCCGCGCTCGACTGGCGGTTCGTCACGTTCGATGTCGATCCCGGCCGGCTCGCCGACGCCCTGGCCGGCGTCGCCGCCCTCGGCCTGCGCGGCTGTTTGCTGTCCGGTCCGCTGTGCAGCGCGGCTGCCGCGCTGCTGGCGGCCCGGACGCCGACGGCCGAGTTCGCCGGCGCCGTGAACCTCATCGCGCGCAAAGGGGACGGACTGGATGGCCACCTGACCGCCGGCCGCGGCGTCGTCGAGGCCCTGCGGTCCCACATCGATCCCGCCGGCTGCCGCGTCGCGATCTTCGGCACGTCGCCCGCCTGCCGGGCGACAGCCCTGGAACTCGCCCTCGCCGGGGCTGCCCGGATCCTGGTCTGCGACGCCGACCCCCTGCCCGCCACGGACCTCGTCGGCCGGTTGCGGTCGCTCGACACCGCGGCGGTGGACCTGCTCCCCTGGGGAGCGTCGGTCGAACTCCCGGCCGACATCGACATCCTCGTCGCCGACGGGCCGCCCGCCGCGCTGCCCGAGATCATGAACCTCGCACCCGACCAGGTGGCGGCCGGCCTGACCCTCGCCACCGAACCGACGCCATTTCTCCGCCGGGCCGGCCGCGCCGGCTGCTGCGTGGTGGATGGCCTGGAGGTGCACGCCGCCCGGACGGCGATCGACTTCCAGACGCTGTCGGGCATCGCGACCGACGCCGACATGCTGCGCGAGGCACTCGACGAGTTCCTCGCCTGA
- the lplA gene encoding lipoate--protein ligase A, with protein MYPSVETANERPTIRFEPRTPADWLPATCDGVTENLALDEALLEEAHEGLVEHAVVRTWMADEPTVVLGSSSRAEDEVDLESCRRLGVRVLRRPSGGLTVVLGPGCLMWTVVVHQPAGPPPIEVIHGAILDPLVAALRTAGAPVTRLGSSDLAIGPGPAARKVSGNALRVRRHGVLYHGTLLDAFDLDVIGRVLRHPPREPAYRAGRSHGAFLANLGLGRPVLEAAVRAAFCATRDRDGRPVERVARLVRERYANPAWISRRD; from the coding sequence GTGTATCCCAGCGTCGAAACCGCGAACGAACGGCCGACGATCCGCTTCGAGCCGCGGACTCCGGCGGACTGGCTGCCTGCCACGTGCGACGGCGTCACGGAGAACCTCGCCCTTGACGAGGCGCTCCTCGAGGAGGCCCACGAAGGCCTCGTCGAGCATGCCGTCGTGCGCACGTGGATGGCCGACGAGCCGACCGTGGTGCTCGGCTCTTCGAGTCGGGCCGAGGACGAGGTCGATCTCGAGTCCTGCCGGCGGCTGGGGGTGCGGGTGCTGCGGCGGCCGAGCGGAGGCCTGACGGTAGTCCTCGGTCCGGGCTGCCTGATGTGGACGGTGGTCGTCCATCAGCCGGCCGGCCCGCCGCCGATCGAGGTGATCCATGGGGCGATCCTCGACCCGCTCGTGGCGGCCTTGCGCACGGCCGGCGCACCGGTGACGAGGCTCGGTTCGAGCGACCTCGCGATCGGACCGGGCCCGGCGGCCCGCAAGGTCTCGGGCAATGCCCTGCGCGTCCGCCGGCATGGCGTGCTCTATCATGGCACCCTGCTCGACGCCTTTGATCTGGACGTCATCGGCCGCGTGCTGCGGCATCCACCCCGGGAGCCGGCCTATCGGGCGGGCCGCTCCCATGGCGCGTTCCTCGCCAACCTCGGCCTCGGACGGCCCGTGCTCGAGGCCGCCGTCCGGGCCGCGTTCTGCGCGACCCGCGACCGTGACGGCCGCCCTGTCGAACGGGTCGCCCGGCTCGTCCGCGAGCGCTACGCGAACCCCGCCTGGATCTCGCGCCGCGACTGA